From the Cherax quadricarinatus isolate ZL_2023a chromosome 22, ASM3850222v1, whole genome shotgun sequence genome, one window contains:
- the LOC128689639 gene encoding neurotrophin 1-like, which yields MSSLTEKSDVSQAPKSSTLTYNPVPYSFHRRPSYHQRPHYGHGPVIPQCAANTTKSWCIEDDQYPTYEIKHALGHHYEKVLSLYANLDDFSTELSVKGLMEETYLCPSETTYIRPLRAKNTEGKWHVIVNHIKIHYVTLSQITRIEECLTPDEDCPLVPECYDSTCLQKSIYHRFLVYDPCDQYFPFAIETFKLPASCACLLDSFNFDR from the coding sequence ATGTCATCACTTACTGAAAAATCAGATGTCTCACAGGCACCCAAGTCGTCAACACTCACTTACAACCCAGTGCCATATTCATTCCACCGAAGACCCTCCTATCATCAGCGACCACACTATGGCCATGGTCCCGTAATCCCCCAATGCGCCGCCAACACTACCAAGTCTTGGTGCATTGAGGATGACCAGTACCCAACCTATGAGATCAAACACGCCCTCGGCCATCACTACGAGAAAGTCCTCTCCCTCTATGCTAATTTAGATGATTTCAGCACCGAACTCTCCGTTAAGGGTCTGATGGAGGAGACGTACCTCTGTCCCTCAGAAACTACTTACATCAGGCCTCTGCGAGCCAAGAACACCGAGGGCAAGTGGCACGTCATCGTGAACCACATCAAGATTCATTATGTGACTCTCTCCCAAATAACGCGCATCGAGGAGTGCCTGACTCCCGACGAAGACTGTCCCTTAGTACCTGAATGTTACGATTCCACTTGCCTGCAGAAGTCCATTTATCACCGGTTCCTCGTCTACGACCCTTGTGATCAGTACTTTCCCTTCGCCATTGAGACGTTCAAGCTGCCTGCCAGCTGTGCCTGTCTATTGGACTCCTTCAACTTCGACCGCTAA